The Polypterus senegalus isolate Bchr_013 chromosome 1, ASM1683550v1, whole genome shotgun sequence genome includes a window with the following:
- the LOC120534358 gene encoding ADP-ribose glycohydrolase OARD1-like, with amino-acid sequence MLRIKSHLTCAICFERFDTPVKLQCGHTYCERCIQQYFSGGQEERVCPQCRTVCTGPAIPDYALRSLVTDPTLLEQVPPITEINRDIRKAFNTGSGESLAVCVTEQFSMSSGVCHIFRKEFNQVEELKKQGKKIGEVAVLENQGRFLYYLVTRSKYNWKANYEDLEKCLIMMKEHCQQHGVHSLSMPRLSCGKDGLKWTIVSSLIKNVFTGTGINITIYYIDT; translated from the exons ATGTTACGTATcaaaagtcacttaacctgcgCTATTTGCTTCGAACGTTTCGACACACCGGTGAAGCTGCAATGCGGACACACGTACTGCGAAAGGTGCATCCAGCAGTACTTCTCTGGCGGACAAGAAGAGCGGGTTTGTCCGCAATGCCGTACAGTGTGCACTGGCCCGGCCATCCCGGACTACGCACTAAGGAGCCTGGTTACTGACCCGACTTTATTAGAACAG gtGCCTCCAATAACAGAAATAAACCGAGACATCAGGAAAGCCTTTAACACAGGCTCAGGTGAGTCACTTGCAGTCTGTGTTACTGAACAGTTCTCTATGAGCAGTGGAGTGTGTCATATATTTCGAAAGGAATTCAATCAAGTAGAGGAGCTCAAAAAACAG GGTAAGAAAATTGGAGAAGTAGCAGTACTAGAAAATCAAGGACGGTTTCTTTATTATCTG GTCACAAGAAGTAAATATAATTGGAAAGCTAATTATGAAGACCTGGAGAAGTGTCTTATAATGATGAAGGAGCATTGTCAACAACATGGAGTCCACAGCCTGTCAATGCCCAG GCTGAGTTGTGGAAAGGATGGACTGAAGTGGACAATTGTTTCATCACTTATCAAAAATGTGTTTACTGGCACTGGAATCAACATTACCATTTATTACATTGACACTTAA